The following proteins are co-located in the Sardina pilchardus chromosome 24, fSarPil1.1, whole genome shotgun sequence genome:
- the LOC134072363 gene encoding retinoic acid receptor beta-like — MQHLGQNSSADHRVRLDLGLWDKFSELATKCIIKIVEFAKRVPGFTGLTIADQITLLKAACLDILILRICTRYTPDQDTMTFSDGLTLNRTQMHNAGFGPLTDLVFTFATQLLPIEMDDTETGLLSAICLISGDRQDLEEPSKVDELQEPLLEALKIYVRKRRPSKPHMFPKTLMKITDLRSISAKGAERVISLKMEIPGSMPPLIQEMLENSEGADGQNQNQNQNQSQAGGEGRGGGGGGGNVGQMWPSAGLDFRYQ; from the exons aacTCCAGTGCTGACCACCGTGTGCGTCTGGATCTGGGGCTGTGGGACAAGTTCAGCGAGTTGGCCACCAAGTGCATTATCAAGATCGTGGAGTTTGCCAAACGCGTACCCGGCTTCACCGGACTCACCATCGCTGACCAGATCACCCTCCTCAAAGCAGCCTGCCTCGACatcctg ATCCTGCGCATCTGCACGCGCTACACGCCTGACCAGGACACGATGACGTTCTCCGACGGGCTGACGCTGAACCGCACGCAGATGCACAACGCGGGCTTCGGGCCGCTGACGGACCTGGTGTTCACCTTCGCCACGCAGCTGCTGCCCATCGAGATGGACGACACCGAGACCGGCCTGCTCAGCGCCATATGCCTCATCTccggag accggcaGGACTTGGAGGAGCCCTCTAAGGTGGACGAGCTGCAGGAGCCGCTGCTGGAGGCGCTGAAGATCtacgtgaggaagaggaggcccaGCAAGCCCCACATGTTCCCCAAGACCCTGATGAAGATCACCGACCTGCGCAGCATCAGCGCCAAag GTGCGGAGCGGGTCATCTCTCTGAAGATGGAGATCCCGGGCTCCATGCCCCCCCTCATCCAGGAGATGCTGGAGAACTCGGAGGGAGCAGACggccagaaccagaaccagaaccagaaccagagccAGGCCGGGGGGGAGGGGcgcgggggagggggaggggggggca